Proteins co-encoded in one Pongo pygmaeus isolate AG05252 chromosome 23, NHGRI_mPonPyg2-v2.0_pri, whole genome shotgun sequence genomic window:
- the LOC129023524 gene encoding putative SEC14-like protein 6 isoform X3, which produces MGSMSGRVGDLSPSQEKSLAQFRENIQDVLCALPNPDDYFLLRWLRARSFDLQKSEDMLRKHMEFRKQQDLANILAWQPPEVVRLYNANGICGHDGEGSPVWYHIVGSLDPKGLLLSASKQELLRDSFRSCELLLRVCELQSQKLGKKVEKIIAIFDLEGLGLRHLWKPGIELLQEFFSALEANYPEILKSLIVVRAPKLFAVAFNLVKSYMSEETRRKVVILGDNWKQELTKFISPDQLPMEFGGTMTDPDGNPKCLTKINYGGEVPKSYYLCKQVSLQYEHTVSVGRGSSLQVENEILFPGCVLRWQFASDGGDIGFGVFLKTKMGERQRAREMTEVLPSQRYNAHMVPEDGSLTCLKAGSYVLRFDNTYSLVHSKRISYTVEVLLPDQTFMEKMEKF; this is translated from the exons TTCCGGGAGAACATCCAAGATGTGCTGTGTGCCCTGCCCAATCCTGATGACTACTTCCTCCTGCGCTGGCTCCGAG CTCGGAGCTTTGACCTACAGAAATCAGAGGACATGCTGAGGAAG CATATGGAGTTCCGGAAGCAACAAGACCTGGCCAACATCCTTGCCTGGCAGCCCCCAGAG GTGGTCAGGCTGTACAACGCTAACGGCATATGTGGCCACGATGGTGAGGGCAGCCCTGTCTGGTACCACATCGTGGGAAGCCTGGACCCCAAAGGCCTCTTGCTCTCGGCCTCCAAACAGGAGTTGCTCAGGGACAGCTTCCGGAGCTGCGAGCTGCTCCTGCGGGTGTGTGAGCTGCAGAGTCAGAAG CTGGGGAAGAAGGTGGAGAAAATCATAGCTATTTTTGATCTCGAGGGGCTGGGCCTGAGGCATCTGTGGAAGCCAGGAATAGAGCTTCTCCAGGAG TTTTTCTCAGCACTTGAGGCAAATTACCCTGAGATCTTGAAGAGTTTAATTGTTGTGAGAG CCCCCAAGCTATTCGCCGTAGCCTTCAACCTGGTCAAGTCTTACATGAGTGAAGAGACACGCAGGAAGGTGGTGATTCTGGGAG ACAACTGGAAGCAGGAGCTGACAAAATTCATCAGCCCCGACCAGCTGCCCATGGAGTTTGGGGGGACCATGACTGACCCCGATGGCAACCCCAAGTGCCTGACCAAG ATCAACTACGGGGGTGAGGTGCCCAAGAGCTACTACCTGTGCAAGCAGGTGAGCCTGCAGTATGAGCACACAGTGTCCGTGGGCCGCGGTTCCTCCCTGCAGGTGGAGAACGAGATCCTGTTCCCGGGCTGTGTGCTCAG GTGGCAGTTTGCTTCAGATGGTGGGGACATCGGCTTTGGAGTTTTCCTGAAGACCAAGATGGGGGAGCGGCAGAGGGCTAGGGAGATGACGGAGGTGCTGCCCAGCCAGCGCTACAACGCCCACATGGTGCCTGAGGATGGGAGCCTCACCTGCCTCAAGGCTGGCAGCT ATGTCCTGAGGTTTGACAACACCTACAGCCTGGTTCATTCTAAACGCATCAGCTACACCGTGGAGGTACTGCTCCCAGACCAAACTTTCATGGAGAAGATGGAGAAATTCTAG
- the LOC129023524 gene encoding putative SEC14-like protein 6 isoform X4, with the protein MGREKKETRGTKKTIPENGKYNEDGKTGKERREHMEFRKQQDLANILAWQPPEVVRLYNANGICGHDGEGSPVWYHIVGSLDPKGLLLSASKQELLRDSFRSCELLLRVCELQSQKLGKKVEKIIAIFDLEGLGLRHLWKPGIELLQEFFSALEANYPEILKSLIVVRAPKLFAVAFNLVKSYMSEETRRKVVILGDNWKQELTKFISPDQLPMEFGGTMTDPDGNPKCLTKINYGGEVPKSYYLCKQVSLQYEHTVSVGRGSSLQVENEILFPGCVLRWQFASDGGDIGFGVFLKTKMGERQRAREMTEVLPSQRYNAHMVPEDGSLTCLKAGSYVLRFDNTYSLVHSKRISYTVEVLLPDQTFMEKMEKF; encoded by the exons atgggaagagagaaaaaagaaaccagaggAACAAAGAAGACAATTCCTGAGAATGGAAAGTACAACGAAGACGGCAaaacagggaaggagagaagagag CATATGGAGTTCCGGAAGCAACAAGACCTGGCCAACATCCTTGCCTGGCAGCCCCCAGAG GTGGTCAGGCTGTACAACGCTAACGGCATATGTGGCCACGATGGTGAGGGCAGCCCTGTCTGGTACCACATCGTGGGAAGCCTGGACCCCAAAGGCCTCTTGCTCTCGGCCTCCAAACAGGAGTTGCTCAGGGACAGCTTCCGGAGCTGCGAGCTGCTCCTGCGGGTGTGTGAGCTGCAGAGTCAGAAG CTGGGGAAGAAGGTGGAGAAAATCATAGCTATTTTTGATCTCGAGGGGCTGGGCCTGAGGCATCTGTGGAAGCCAGGAATAGAGCTTCTCCAGGAG TTTTTCTCAGCACTTGAGGCAAATTACCCTGAGATCTTGAAGAGTTTAATTGTTGTGAGAG CCCCCAAGCTATTCGCCGTAGCCTTCAACCTGGTCAAGTCTTACATGAGTGAAGAGACACGCAGGAAGGTGGTGATTCTGGGAG ACAACTGGAAGCAGGAGCTGACAAAATTCATCAGCCCCGACCAGCTGCCCATGGAGTTTGGGGGGACCATGACTGACCCCGATGGCAACCCCAAGTGCCTGACCAAG ATCAACTACGGGGGTGAGGTGCCCAAGAGCTACTACCTGTGCAAGCAGGTGAGCCTGCAGTATGAGCACACAGTGTCCGTGGGCCGCGGTTCCTCCCTGCAGGTGGAGAACGAGATCCTGTTCCCGGGCTGTGTGCTCAG GTGGCAGTTTGCTTCAGATGGTGGGGACATCGGCTTTGGAGTTTTCCTGAAGACCAAGATGGGGGAGCGGCAGAGGGCTAGGGAGATGACGGAGGTGCTGCCCAGCCAGCGCTACAACGCCCACATGGTGCCTGAGGATGGGAGCCTCACCTGCCTCAAGGCTGGCAGCT ATGTCCTGAGGTTTGACAACACCTACAGCCTGGTTCATTCTAAACGCATCAGCTACACCGTGGAGGTACTGCTCCCAGACCAAACTTTCATGGAGAAGATGGAGAAATTCTAG
- the LOC129023524 gene encoding putative SEC14-like protein 6 isoform X2: MGSMSGRVGDLSPSQEKSLAQFRENIQDVLCALPNPDDYFLLRWLRGKGPQGPPRGMPRESRSLCQCSWVSGYLSHCGSPGQEQGPLARSFDLQKSEDMLRKHMEFRKQQDLANILAWQPPEVVRLYNANGICGHDGEGSPVWYHIVGSLDPKGLLLSASKQELLRDSFRSCELLLRVCELQSQKLGKKVEKIIAIFDLEGLGLRHLWKPGIELLQEFFSALEANYPEILKSLIVVRDNWKQELTKFISPDQLPMEFGGTMTDPDGNPKCLTKINYGGEVPKSYYLCKQVSLQYEHTVSVGRGSSLQVENEILFPGCVLRWQFASDGGDIGFGVFLKTKMGERQRAREMTEVLPSQRYNAHMVPEDGSLTCLKAGSYVLRFDNTYSLVHSKRISYTVEVLLPDQTFMEKMEKF; this comes from the exons TTCCGGGAGAACATCCAAGATGTGCTGTGTGCCCTGCCCAATCCTGATGACTACTTCCTCCTGCGCTGGCTCCGAG GAAAAGGGCCCCAAGGCCCACCAAGGGGCATGCCCAGGGAATCAAGGAGCCTGTGCCAGTGTTCCTGGGTCTCCGGATACCTCAGCCATTGTGGCTCCCCGGGTCAAGAACAAGGCCCTCTGG CTCGGAGCTTTGACCTACAGAAATCAGAGGACATGCTGAGGAAG CATATGGAGTTCCGGAAGCAACAAGACCTGGCCAACATCCTTGCCTGGCAGCCCCCAGAG GTGGTCAGGCTGTACAACGCTAACGGCATATGTGGCCACGATGGTGAGGGCAGCCCTGTCTGGTACCACATCGTGGGAAGCCTGGACCCCAAAGGCCTCTTGCTCTCGGCCTCCAAACAGGAGTTGCTCAGGGACAGCTTCCGGAGCTGCGAGCTGCTCCTGCGGGTGTGTGAGCTGCAGAGTCAGAAG CTGGGGAAGAAGGTGGAGAAAATCATAGCTATTTTTGATCTCGAGGGGCTGGGCCTGAGGCATCTGTGGAAGCCAGGAATAGAGCTTCTCCAGGAG TTTTTCTCAGCACTTGAGGCAAATTACCCTGAGATCTTGAAGAGTTTAATTGTTGTGAGAG ACAACTGGAAGCAGGAGCTGACAAAATTCATCAGCCCCGACCAGCTGCCCATGGAGTTTGGGGGGACCATGACTGACCCCGATGGCAACCCCAAGTGCCTGACCAAG ATCAACTACGGGGGTGAGGTGCCCAAGAGCTACTACCTGTGCAAGCAGGTGAGCCTGCAGTATGAGCACACAGTGTCCGTGGGCCGCGGTTCCTCCCTGCAGGTGGAGAACGAGATCCTGTTCCCGGGCTGTGTGCTCAG GTGGCAGTTTGCTTCAGATGGTGGGGACATCGGCTTTGGAGTTTTCCTGAAGACCAAGATGGGGGAGCGGCAGAGGGCTAGGGAGATGACGGAGGTGCTGCCCAGCCAGCGCTACAACGCCCACATGGTGCCTGAGGATGGGAGCCTCACCTGCCTCAAGGCTGGCAGCT ATGTCCTGAGGTTTGACAACACCTACAGCCTGGTTCATTCTAAACGCATCAGCTACACCGTGGAGGTACTGCTCCCAGACCAAACTTTCATGGAGAAGATGGAGAAATTCTAG
- the LOC129023524 gene encoding putative SEC14-like protein 6 isoform X1 — translation MGSMSGRVGDLSPSQEKSLAQFRENIQDVLCALPNPDDYFLLRWLRGKGPQGPPRGMPRESRSLCQCSWVSGYLSHCGSPGQEQGPLARSFDLQKSEDMLRKHMEFRKQQDLANILAWQPPEVVRLYNANGICGHDGEGSPVWYHIVGSLDPKGLLLSASKQELLRDSFRSCELLLRVCELQSQKLGKKVEKIIAIFDLEGLGLRHLWKPGIELLQEFFSALEANYPEILKSLIVVRAPKLFAVAFNLVKSYMSEETRRKVVILGDNWKQELTKFISPDQLPMEFGGTMTDPDGNPKCLTKINYGGEVPKSYYLCKQVSLQYEHTVSVGRGSSLQVENEILFPGCVLRWQFASDGGDIGFGVFLKTKMGERQRAREMTEVLPSQRYNAHMVPEDGSLTCLKAGSYVLRFDNTYSLVHSKRISYTVEVLLPDQTFMEKMEKF, via the exons TTCCGGGAGAACATCCAAGATGTGCTGTGTGCCCTGCCCAATCCTGATGACTACTTCCTCCTGCGCTGGCTCCGAG GAAAAGGGCCCCAAGGCCCACCAAGGGGCATGCCCAGGGAATCAAGGAGCCTGTGCCAGTGTTCCTGGGTCTCCGGATACCTCAGCCATTGTGGCTCCCCGGGTCAAGAACAAGGCCCTCTGG CTCGGAGCTTTGACCTACAGAAATCAGAGGACATGCTGAGGAAG CATATGGAGTTCCGGAAGCAACAAGACCTGGCCAACATCCTTGCCTGGCAGCCCCCAGAG GTGGTCAGGCTGTACAACGCTAACGGCATATGTGGCCACGATGGTGAGGGCAGCCCTGTCTGGTACCACATCGTGGGAAGCCTGGACCCCAAAGGCCTCTTGCTCTCGGCCTCCAAACAGGAGTTGCTCAGGGACAGCTTCCGGAGCTGCGAGCTGCTCCTGCGGGTGTGTGAGCTGCAGAGTCAGAAG CTGGGGAAGAAGGTGGAGAAAATCATAGCTATTTTTGATCTCGAGGGGCTGGGCCTGAGGCATCTGTGGAAGCCAGGAATAGAGCTTCTCCAGGAG TTTTTCTCAGCACTTGAGGCAAATTACCCTGAGATCTTGAAGAGTTTAATTGTTGTGAGAG CCCCCAAGCTATTCGCCGTAGCCTTCAACCTGGTCAAGTCTTACATGAGTGAAGAGACACGCAGGAAGGTGGTGATTCTGGGAG ACAACTGGAAGCAGGAGCTGACAAAATTCATCAGCCCCGACCAGCTGCCCATGGAGTTTGGGGGGACCATGACTGACCCCGATGGCAACCCCAAGTGCCTGACCAAG ATCAACTACGGGGGTGAGGTGCCCAAGAGCTACTACCTGTGCAAGCAGGTGAGCCTGCAGTATGAGCACACAGTGTCCGTGGGCCGCGGTTCCTCCCTGCAGGTGGAGAACGAGATCCTGTTCCCGGGCTGTGTGCTCAG GTGGCAGTTTGCTTCAGATGGTGGGGACATCGGCTTTGGAGTTTTCCTGAAGACCAAGATGGGGGAGCGGCAGAGGGCTAGGGAGATGACGGAGGTGCTGCCCAGCCAGCGCTACAACGCCCACATGGTGCCTGAGGATGGGAGCCTCACCTGCCTCAAGGCTGGCAGCT ATGTCCTGAGGTTTGACAACACCTACAGCCTGGTTCATTCTAAACGCATCAGCTACACCGTGGAGGTACTGCTCCCAGACCAAACTTTCATGGAGAAGATGGAGAAATTCTAG